A region of Moorena producens PAL-8-15-08-1 DNA encodes the following proteins:
- a CDS encoding NACHT domain-containing protein, with protein sequence MSNQIYNWQRFWCSPSDRFYLDYDGYLSDPEVQSVKGYNYNPNPKLVTFREISEIPCLILLGEPGIGKTQAMEEEEDKVTAELNNTDDEILSLDLRSVLTKDELTQKLFKSDKFTRWQSGSHRLHIFLDSFDECLLEINKLAVILVDAIKNYKEHVKLKRLTLRIACRTAVLPSVLEPGLKKLFGEDSLKIYQLVPLRRQDVVKAAEANGIDPDAFLEEVSRKNLVPLAIKPITLNFILNNWHRYQSLENNSIYELYRYGCRCLCEENNPSRRDSGAIGDLDPDQRLIIAARIAAVTIFANRFGVWTGTDADYPRSKDQLILIDDDLCMREEVAKSNNFDITKPAIKEVLDTGLFSSGGEKRIGWSHQTYAEFLAAWYLKEHNVSVSFFQSLFYLSKDREQLSKDREQLSKDREQLSKDPEDKLIPQLHETAAWLATMIPEIREVILSTDPDVLLLSDIPKHDSNDSVREYDSVRERVVSNLLRQYEQGKINQKLINYRLYYEKLKHPNLAEQLRPYIVDATKQRDARHTAIKIAEVCQLKELQNELVTLATDSTETIELRISAVQAIGEIGDQKSRLKLKPLALNPLPEDQDDSLKGCCLQALCNNKCNYLTDDELFDALTPPKKINLILGSYQLFIEYTLVPMLKEKWLREPRLKSDFIKDDGKSQKFVNALVNLGEINYDCRLDNFVLSLIENIYLKPRLADHDQDWMEDPMLSSRLAILNKYFAQEIYDTFELNNTASIDGIIEDYYNWANQKWLSEQFSNYFIEGQQASKKAANHRPQQKLLDHRERIIRILDQLEDGNLSAWLCLNKAMTLKPDSRHYYNEFEPDLTKLPGWKEADEPTRTRIIQGAENYIINQKDINTDSIGKKIDWIGKNKSVSPALAGCRAFMLLLKVNEASQIIETIPSETWRIWAPVIIAFPLGSLDYDSCLELVKIVYSKARDQVCKTLDILIDQENDQYHSIARIRIFEKCWDKHLSDCILKKAQDKSIKPECMWALLEELFKHNSNEAKENQVKEKAREYLQTLISLPLPLKKDERDRVIIALTLLFRYPTPDRWSSIWSILEQEPNLERELIQSVAYRYSSFPGHLELNLNEKQLADLYIWFVRQYPYDEDPDHSNGVPYNVTPRDRVARLRDNILQQLENFGSAQACEQVERIIGEFPELLWLNQRLISAKDSMRRKTWKALQPEKVINRILAHDPRVIKTVPGNQAIYIELYNEGNVTIEKNINTMVKNSKINTDGGDVITNSNNNNSGSVNNSKTITTNKIEKGKGNTIKVADSKSNPNSVSIWVKTGVFIGCLSLVVAVIVLLLGNGLLK encoded by the coding sequence ATGTCTAATCAGATTTATAACTGGCAGCGATTTTGGTGTTCTCCCTCTGATCGCTTTTATTTAGACTATGATGGTTACTTATCCGATCCAGAAGTTCAATCGGTCAAGGGTTACAATTACAATCCCAATCCTAAGTTGGTAACCTTTAGGGAAATTTCTGAAATACCTTGCTTAATACTCCTCGGTGAACCAGGCATCGGCAAGACTCAAGCCATGGAGGAGGAAGAAGATAAGGTTACTGCTGAGCTTAACAATACAGACGATGAAATTCTGTCACTTGATCTTCGATCAGTTTTGACGAAAGATGAACTAACTCAGAAATTGTTTAAAAGCGATAAATTTACTAGGTGGCAATCTGGCAGCCATCGGCTCCACATATTTTTAGATAGTTTTGATGAATGCCTTTTAGAAATCAACAAACTCGCAGTAATTTTAGTTGATGCTATTAAAAATTATAAGGAGCATGTTAAGCTTAAGCGTTTAACTCTTCGGATTGCTTGTCGAACAGCGGTATTACCATCTGTCCTTGAGCCAGGTCTCAAGAAACTTTTTGGAGAAGATTCCCTAAAAATATATCAGCTAGTTCCACTTCGTCGTCAAGATGTTGTCAAAGCAGCAGAAGCTAACGGAATTGATCCAGACGCTTTCTTAGAAGAAGTGTCTAGAAAGAACCTTGTGCCCCTAGCTATCAAGCCGATCACCCTAAACTTTATTCTGAACAATTGGCATCGTTATCAGTCTCTCGAAAATAATAGTATTTATGAACTTTATCGTTATGGCTGTCGCTGTTTATGCGAAGAAAATAATCCTAGCCGTCGTGATTCAGGTGCTATCGGTGATCTCGATCCAGACCAGCGCCTGATCATTGCTGCTCGGATTGCGGCTGTTACAATTTTTGCCAATCGATTTGGTGTTTGGACTGGAACAGATGCAGATTATCCTCGATCTAAAGATCAGCTAATTCTAATTGACGACGATCTTTGCATGAGGGAGGAAGTTGCTAAGAGCAATAATTTTGATATCACTAAACCAGCTATCAAAGAGGTTTTAGATACTGGCTTATTTTCATCCGGTGGTGAAAAGCGGATTGGGTGGTCTCATCAGACCTATGCTGAGTTTCTAGCAGCATGGTATTTGAAGGAACATAATGTCTCTGTGTCCTTCTTCCAGAGTCTTTTCTATTTATCTAAGGACCGGGAGCAGTTATCTAAGGACCGGGAGCAGTTATCTAAGGACCGGGAGCAGTTATCTAAGGACCCTGAGGATAAATTGATTCCTCAGCTCCATGAAACTGCTGCATGGTTAGCCACCATGATACCTGAGATACGTGAGGTAATTCTTAGCACTGATCCTGATGTTTTACTTCTGAGCGATATACCTAAACATGATAGTAATGATAGTGTGCGAGAATATGATAGTGTTCGAGAAAGGGTGGTTTCAAATTTATTGAGGCAGTATGAGCAAGGAAAAATAAATCAAAAACTAATTAACTACCGCTTATACTACGAGAAACTAAAACATCCTAACCTTGCGGAACAACTTCGTCCATATATTGTGGATGCAACTAAGCAAAGGGATGCACGACATACAGCTATTAAGATTGCTGAAGTCTGTCAACTGAAGGAACTCCAAAATGAATTGGTTACCTTAGCAACTGATTCCACTGAAACCATTGAACTTAGGATTAGTGCTGTTCAAGCTATTGGGGAGATTGGCGATCAGAAGTCAAGACTCAAACTCAAGCCGTTAGCCCTTAATCCCCTTCCAGAGGATCAGGACGACAGCCTTAAGGGTTGTTGCCTACAAGCACTGTGTAATAATAAGTGCAATTATTTGACAGATGATGAGTTGTTTGATGCCTTAACTCCTCCAAAAAAAATAAATCTTATTCTTGGCTCCTACCAACTGTTTATCGAGTATACACTTGTACCAATGCTTAAAGAAAAATGGCTTAGGGAACCAAGATTAAAATCAGATTTTATAAAAGACGATGGTAAGAGTCAAAAGTTTGTAAATGCACTAGTTAATTTAGGAGAAATTAACTATGATTGTCGATTAGATAATTTCGTATTATCTTTAATAGAAAATATCTACCTAAAACCTAGACTTGCTGATCACGATCAGGATTGGATGGAAGATCCAATGCTTAGCTCACGATTGGCAATACTAAATAAATATTTTGCGCAGGAAATATACGATACATTTGAGCTAAATAATACAGCATCGATTGATGGGATTATTGAAGATTATTATAATTGGGCTAATCAAAAATGGCTCTCTGAGCAATTTAGTAATTATTTTATAGAGGGACAACAAGCTTCAAAAAAAGCGGCGAATCACCGTCCTCAACAAAAATTATTAGATCATAGAGAGAGAATTATTCGTATTTTGGATCAATTAGAAGATGGTAACTTATCAGCTTGGTTGTGCTTGAATAAGGCAATGACCCTTAAGCCAGACAGCCGACACTATTATAATGAATTTGAACCTGATTTAACTAAGCTTCCAGGGTGGAAAGAGGCGGATGAGCCTACTCGCACTAGGATTATTCAAGGTGCCGAAAACTATATTATAAATCAGAAAGATATAAATACTGATTCGATTGGTAAGAAGATTGATTGGATTGGTAAGAATAAATCGGTTTCGCCAGCCTTGGCAGGTTGTAGAGCTTTTATGTTGCTTCTAAAGGTAAACGAAGCTTCACAGATTATTGAAACTATTCCATCTGAAACATGGCGCATTTGGGCACCTGTTATCATCGCTTTTCCTCTTGGAAGCCTAGATTATGACAGCTGTTTAGAGTTAGTAAAGATAGTTTACTCAAAGGCTCGTGATCAGGTGTGTAAAACTTTGGATATTCTGATCGATCAAGAAAATGATCAGTATCACTCTATAGCTAGAATTAGAATATTTGAAAAATGTTGGGATAAACATCTAAGCGATTGTATTTTAAAAAAGGCTCAAGATAAATCCATAAAGCCCGAATGTATGTGGGCTCTGTTAGAAGAGCTTTTCAAACACAACTCGAATGAAGCTAAAGAGAATCAAGTTAAAGAGAAAGCTAGAGAATATCTCCAAACATTGATATCATTGCCATTGCCTTTGAAGAAAGATGAACGTGACAGAGTCATCATTGCCTTAACATTGCTATTCCGCTACCCAACTCCTGACCGTTGGTCTAGTATATGGTCGATTCTTGAGCAAGAACCAAATCTTGAACGAGAGTTAATTCAGTCCGTTGCTTATCGCTATTCTTCGTTTCCGGGTCACTTAGAGCTTAATCTTAATGAGAAACAGTTAGCTGATCTATATATCTGGTTTGTGAGGCAATATCCCTATGACGAAGATCCTGATCATAGTAATGGTGTACCTTATAATGTCACTCCAAGGGATAGGGTGGCTAGATTAAGAGATAACATTTTACAGCAACTGGAAAATTTTGGAAGTGCTCAAGCCTGTGAGCAAGTTGAGCGTATTATTGGAGAATTTCCTGAACTACTTTGGCTTAATCAAAGGCTGATATCTGCCAAAGATAGCATGCGTCGTAAAACCTGGAAGGCACTTCAGCCAGAAAAGGTTATTAATAGGATATTAGCTCATGATCCCAGAGTTATTAAAACTGTGCCAGGGAATCAAGCTATATATATAGAGTTGTATAATGAAGGGAATGTTACCATAGAAAAAAATATCAACACTATGGTTAAAAATAGTAAGATCAACACAGATGGTGGCGATGTCATCACCAATTCCAATAACAATAATAGCGGCAGTGTTAATAACAGCAAAACTATTACTACAAACAAAATCGAAAAAGGAAAAGGTAATACTATCAAAGTTGCTGACTCTAAAAGCAATCCTAACAGCGTATCTATATGGGTAAAAACGGGTGTTTTTATAGGTTGTTTAAGTTTGGTTGTGGCAGTGATCGTACTATTATTAGGGAATGGGCTATTGAAATAG